The Amblyomma americanum isolate KBUSLIRL-KWMA chromosome 6, ASM5285725v1, whole genome shotgun sequence genome has a window encoding:
- the LOC144093661 gene encoding uncharacterized protein LOC144093661 isoform X1, whose translation MNRIAAVVLAILRARNSSQARDPTHRPPFAALTSVLCCQRLASIGPCVLPAFGCVIPPDPFMLKTKSCMEVVQATKLRVIFARDLEQAGKLVDGQWYSLIKASFFSKNVQKVAGPEKKCREI comes from the exons atgaatcgcatagccg ctgtggtgctggcgattctccgagctcggaactcttcccaggcacgggatcctacccacagacctcccttcgccgcactcacgagtgttctttg ttgccagcggctagcatctattgggccatgcgtgcttcctgccttcggctgtgtcatccctcctgatccgttcatg ctaaagaccaagagttgcatggaagttgtgcaagccaccaagttgcgtgtgatttttgccagggacctggagcaggctgggaaattagtggatggccagtggtattcactcattaaggcaagctttttct ccaaaaatgtccaaaaagtggctgggccagagaaaaagtgccgcgaaatttga
- the LOC144093661 gene encoding uncharacterized protein LOC144093661 isoform X2 — protein MNRIAAVVLAILRARNSSQARDPTHRPPFAALTSVLCCQRLASIGPCVLPAFGCVIPPDPFMLKTKSCMEVVQATKLRVIFARDLEQAGKLVDGQWYSLIKASFFSKTKTTFLGSWAM, from the exons atgaatcgcatagccg ctgtggtgctggcgattctccgagctcggaactcttcccaggcacgggatcctacccacagacctcccttcgccgcactcacgagtgttctttg ttgccagcggctagcatctattgggccatgcgtgcttcctgccttcggctgtgtcatccctcctgatccgttcatg ctaaagaccaagagttgcatggaagttgtgcaagccaccaagttgcgtgtgatttttgccagggacctggagcaggctgggaaattagtggatggccagtggtattcactcattaaggcaagctttttct ccaagacaaaaaccacttttcttggctcatgggcgatgtag